The sequence tcctTTTACTTTCACCTAAAAGGCTTATTCGAATCGGATGCTGCTTACTGGCTTTGAGAGAGTATCCTGAGCTGGTTCATGACCTTCCTCTCTGCACAGGATCCCCATACTATGACAATGTGCGCCCCCTGTGCTACAGCGACTCAGATGCGGTCCTGCTCTGCTTTGATGTCAGCCGCCCTGAGACCATGGACAGCGCACTGAAGAAGGTGAGAGAGATGCGTGCTCACCCCCATTCCATGCACCCCCCTTATAATAAGGCCTGAGAGCCTGATTGGGGGTACCTGCTGGCACGGAGTTTAATGCTCCACAAGCCAGACTTACATGCCTCCTGGGAAGAGAGGCGTCCTTAAGGGGGTCATTGACCTACATGGGAAGCATCCATGCTTCCTCTCAGATCTTGTGAAATCCATGGGCATCCAGCCATAGTTATACCGGGGGCGTAGAACCTCTAACGCAGGTCCCCCAGTGtagattcatagaactgtagagttggaagggatcatgagggcagggccttgcagagtcaggcagaggcccgggccaggtagataatgcgCCCcccttttttaccctggggataactgaagtcttataaataagtaagtatataaataattttcacaaaagttatgctgacaaataattttatttcaaggcttgaaccgtatctgcatataaagacaaaatggaaaatataaatatacaaTAGTGAATATGCTGatcgaggccccctttggaatcggaggcccgggccaagtggctcatatgccccccccccccagtctgggcctgcatgagggtcatctagcctttTTGCCCAATTTggtctcgaacccatgaccccaaGATTAAGAGCCTTATGCTCTAccggctgagctatcccagctgtacTTGTATCCGGATCTCGGAGACCCTTTAGTCAAAGTATGGTGCACGGGGGGAATTGGCTCCATGTTAATCTTTCTTCCATTTTAACTTTACATGCAGATATATTCAATACTGAGAGCTATTTACACCTGGGCATACATAAGCACAGTATAAACGAGGTGCCCAACTTGATTACAGAGTCTGCCCACTCTGCAAAACTCATCCCCGTCTTTCCTCCCACCCTTCCCCAACCACTGTTTGAAGAAGAATGGCCTTCAAGACTACAGATGGTCTTGGAGATCCAGGTTGTCTGGGAGAATTATGGGGCAATATTTTGAAAGGCTATAAAAGCCAGCATGGGAAGCTGCCTCACCCAGTGTTGTCTATTTTGACTTGGCATCCGCTCTCAAGCCCTACCTAGGGCTGCCGTGGATTGAAccgggaaccttctgcatgcaaagcaggactgCTGAGCCCAGGACCCTGCCTAATACCCTGTTGAAAGTGATTTGCCATATCATCTAGTTATTCTCTCCTTTCAGCCACCTAAACAAATGCATTTCTGCCTCTCCTTAAAGGCCTCCAGCACCCACAATTTCTACATGCCATACGGACAGTTGCAAATGGATAGCGCTGCTGTTCCCCCTACTTAACTTTTCCTCCCTGGTCTTCAATAAATACTCCAGCAAGGTATCCCTAAACTCCTGGTCTCTATCAGCCTAACATATAAATAACAGTTTCCAACTTTAATTTCTTGCCACTTTGAGCCGTTATATTTAGAAACGTCTCTGTTCacaaaacacattaaaagcaCAAATCTGGAGAAGTCAATTGCCAAAGGAGTATAGGATGGCTattaagggggaaatgtgcactGATCCACTTGTTCAGGAAGCTGCAGAGTATACGCTGCCTGACGGCTAATCCCAAAGTTAGTGTTACTTTCTTCTGTTAGAAATTGCATTTTTTTCATAGCCTATCCTGCTCAAAGGAAGAGAGGAGGTCTTTAAAGTCCTTTGAAAGAGGTTTGGCCTAAGATATGACTATATTAATAACACCAAACCAACTGATCTTTAAGGATATTATCCTTCAGTTTCTTTTCTGGTAGTAATTAAAATCTGCCTTCAGCTATTTAGGGCTGTGATCCTGGTTTTTTAGGTTCTGGGGCTGCTTCTCTATTCTTATTTCCACAAATGCTCTGTAATTCTTGTCGTGCATAACTGTTAGAACTGTTGGATGGTGAGGGGGCTATAGAGATTGCTTCCAGGTGTGCCCAGTCtatgggagtgggggagagaaagaacacGCGTTTGAATTTTCACACAGAACTCTTGAcactctgttttttaaaatcccatgCCCACTGCAGAAATTAAGCAATGGCAACACCAAGTTAGACTTCTCCCAGATAGCAAAACAGCTTGTTAAGTGAGCCCCAGAGGACAGGACAGCTTGTGTCATGGTGATGTGGCAATACCTGGGACACGTTTTGAGTCTTGGAATGCTAGAGGGTTCAATTCCTCTTTGGTATGTTTTTCTAGTGGAAGACAGAAATCCTGGACTACTGTCCTAGCACCCGTGTGttgctgattggctgcaagataGACCTGCGCACTGACCTCAGCACCTTGATGGAACTGTCCCACCAAAAGCAAGCCCCTGTCTCTTATGAACAGGTAAGGTCTGCATTTATAACCTGTAACGTACTCCACACCTCCACACCCACCCCAGTATGAATCCCTTCCTTGAGCAGTAGATGTCTTCATTTTTTTAGTCTTCTGTGCTTAGGGTTTTACTTGCACCTGTAGATATGATGGCACACATGATTAAATTCAAGCTCAAATTCCTTCCTCAAatcgttttggtttttttttaagttatcCCTCAAGGAATTTGAGCTTGAATGTACTTCCTTGCAAACTGAAATTAGCTTTGTGTACAACTTAAAAAGGCATTCTGAACATACCCTAACAAAATGATTCCAACTAAGAATGATATTTTCAATCTATAGATATATATCTATGCAGTCTTGGAAGTCCTAGTTTGGGTAGAATAACACTCCAGTTGCATATACCAACTACAAACATCTCTTTAAAATCCACTGGGTATATAACCTACAAGCCTCTCTGCAAAGGCTTACTCCAACTAAAATAAAGTGGCCTTGCTGAAATACAAATACGCTGAGGAATTTGAAATTTAATAGAACTTTGATATCTTGTATGTTGGGGGTATGGCCCTTTTGTTGGAACTGTCTTGGGAGGATCAAGCCACCGTGGGAACATCCCTCCTTGAGGTGGATATTGGCAGCTTCATGGCACCTGGGCTGTGGTTTGGTTATAGGACTGCTTCAAATTCAATGCCCAACTGCTCAAGTGCGATGCATTTCAGAAGGCTAGATTCTGGCATCTGCATCTTGGCTTTACTGTTTGTTTTGGGGAAAGCAAACCACAATCCTAGTTTCAAATGACAATCCGGACTCTGGCTTGTTTCCCAGTGGGGCAGGAGTGTGGAGTGAGAACTTTTCATCAACATGCGCCAGTGCGCTGCATGTTCATAGCAAACCACAGTGCTCCATCTAACTATGgcttaataattttatttagcacagttctatgccacccttcattgCAGGACAGtttgcagtataaaaacacaaaaatagatagcaaacaaaaacaatgatGTGCCAACCATCTCAACATGTGTGTCCTAATTTGGAGCACTAGCTCTGCTCCTTGGCTTGGGTCCTCATgccctcctctttttttctttcccttttcaggGTTGCGCAGTGGCCAAGCAGCTAGGAGCAGAAACCTACCTGGAGTGTTCAGCCTTCACATCGGAGAAAAGCATCCACAGCATCTTCCGGACAGCAGCGTCCATCTGCCTGAGCAAGCCTGGCCCCCAGCCCCCCAAGAGCCCAGCCCGAAGTTTCCCCAAGAGACTCCTCCGCTTTCCCAGCCGATCTGAGCTCATCTCTTCCACTTTCAAGAAGGAGAAAGCAAAAAGCTGCTCTGTCATGTGAAGGGGCCGCCTACTTCCGGGGAGCAGGGGGTGGCGGTGGCAGTGGAACCATTGCGGACACTGGGCCCTCCAGCTGGCCcttctggggtggggaagggagagggctgcCTGGCTCCCAGGGGCCAGGCCTGGAGACTCCAGAAGGATCCCATTCCCAACTCCCTCGCCGGCTTGAGCAAGCCTGCCGTCCCTTCCGCATTGCaatgcttccctccatgcagCTGCAGTGTGCGCTTCTTCCAGATAGACATGAAGCGGGGAGGGGGAGTTTGGCTGGACTGCAAAGGTGAAGGCTGGCCCAAGACCAACCCTGCTCCGGAAAGCCTTGGGCCTTGGCATAGCAACATCGTGGACAGCAGTGGCTCTGGTGGTCGTTCCACATAGATTTGGAAGGTTCTAAAGAATCGCCCCCTTTCTGGTGCACAGTTAATATCTTTGTTTGGCCCTGATCACCTTTTCCCATCAGCTGCTTGTCTCCATTGCCTGTGTGAAGCAGGCCGAGTGCAGATCacttctcccttctctccccccccccaagcctgccGAATATTGTGTCCTTCCTTTTACCCTCCTCCCTCTAGCAGAGAGGTGTCCGGGTACCCTCTCCTTCGCCTCTGCAATTGCGGGTGGAGGGGGGTGGAGGGCAGGATGAGGGAGTGGTTGTTTTATAGACATTGTCTCTTTGTGTatgggaaggaaaggaaatggggCAAATCTGTTAAATGTTCAGtgttattaaaagaaaaaacttATTTATTAATGAAAATATAATGCAGATTAACATCCACATTTGAGGGGTTTCTTATTTGTTAGTATCATCATTGGATTTTCCTGGTCATGGAGGGAACTGGGAGAGATTGACTCGTGGATACCAAGCCCAAACCAAAGTGAGCCTTTCAGGGAATCATTTTCCTCATTGACATGTCTTATGGTGCCTCGGTCCATTGCAATAGATTCTGGGGCATGTTCTCAAGTGAGCAGTCAGTTGGCCAAATCAGCCTCATTGGTGCTATGCTTCAGTGCACTCTAGAACATACCCAATGCTCTGTGACAATGTGTGTTTCAGGAATAGCTTATTTCTAGGACAGGTTGTCTGCTGCTACAGATCTTCTGATTAGGGAATGATACAGTTCCTGCAGCAGTTTTGATTGTCTTAACTGGCCAGTACAATGGACAAGTCCCCAAACAATTTCTTCATACCATAGCCTAGCAATACTTCTAGAGTGGAGGGGAATACAATGAATACAGCTAGAATAATATTGATTGAGGGGCATACCTTTTGCAATCTCTCTAGCTAAAGTTAATGTAAGATGATGCTAGCACTGTCCAATTAAGCTGGGATGCTGGAGGTCGTGGCTCCCTTTTAAGCATCAACTATGGAAGCGCACTTCAGTACAAAGTGGTTGCAGGTAACAATGATGTTAAATTGTATATAGCCTCCCTTCCTAGTGGTTATCTAAGTCCTCACCTGGTTGTGTTCCACAGTTAACCCGCACAACAAGAAGCCTTAGCTTGAGCTGGGCTGGAATTCTGCATCCTTTCACAATGTCTAAATTGGGTTAGTGGAATATAGTATGGAAGTTTTAATCCTGTAGCTTCAAGTGGAATGGAGTGCTTTAGGTAACAGAAGCTCCTCACACGAGGCTGTCTGTACTCTTCTCTTTACCCAAAAGAGCTCACCTGAGGCCTCATGACTACCTGACCCCTGCTGCTGGAAGTTAACTTGAGAATGTCTGAGGCCAGCTATTCTGCAGACAGTGGCACACCTATATAAGTTGTGATCTTGCTGTTACTGCCTGGCTGTGCTTGTGTTGCAACTGCAACTCTCAGGAAATGGGCAGGAGCCCTACCAGAGTCTCCTGAATTCCAGCTTTCCTCAAAAGGATTGAAGAGTCCTAGCCCTCCTTATGATGCCCTACCCTATGTTTGTTAAAAGGGCTCTGCATATCTACAGTTAGAGTACCTGAACAAGAGAGTACATTTGAATAGCTTGACACTTGCAGAGTTGTTTTTCACTTGTTGATAATTATTTGCTTAGTTTTTACATGTTTTATCCTGTTTAGAGGAAACTTTAAGCATTTTGCTTTCCAAGTGGTTGGTTCATGAATATCCTGTAGCAACCTAATTCTGTTACAGGGATAAAAATTATTGAAATCCAAAGCCCTAAGTAATCCCTTGGGTAGACCTGGCAGAGATCCTTCcttctgagagagggagaaatggtgGCAGAAGGGAGGATAGACACCCCACTCCAGCTCTCTTGGCCCGGGGTTCTTCCACATATCTTAGTTTTACTATGCAAGGCTGTAGCCAAGCAGGATCTCATGCTGTGCTGGACTTTACCCTCTCAGCAAATAAAGGCCTACTATCACATCCGGCATACTAACTCTCTCTTAGTTGCAACAGCGATACTGCAGGAGGGAACTATGTCATGGGAAAGAGGAGTCACAGCTTCCACAGGTGTGCCCTTTCTTAGCTGCTGAGGTGAAAGGTCCCTggttttcatttttgcttttaacAGTAATTATGGTTTTTGGTTCAACTGAAAGGACCAGCTAGTCGGTAATGGGAAAGATTCTGACCACAGTGAGTCACTGTTGGTTTGAACAGACAATactcagaatgctggactagctaGGCCttgggactgatccagcaggatgaGAAAACAGGCTGACCTGGGGTAGGGCAAAGTTAGCTAGACCACCACAAGTGTGTATTCAGAAGCTCAGGCTGCAACAACTGAACCTCATCCCATAAAACAGCACTCTGGGAGCCTCCCTATGCCCTGTCCCAACCATGGTATCAAGCTCTGAGTTGAGTGACTTCCTCTCGCACTGCGCTGCAATCCATCATGGCAGGCCTCCCAAGATTCTGATATCCCTGCCTGTTCCGCTGGATGGCACTATGTAATGTGGATGTAATGGAATAAGTTTTATACGCTGTCATCACTGCCATACATTAGACTATAAGCTTTAAGCTGTGTTCTGTCAACTTCACTACAGGACCTGCACCAACTGTCATACTTATTTCATTGACCACAGAAAACGAGGGAGCCAGCTGGGCTCCACAGTGCTAGAGAAGGGATTTAGGAGCAACTGTGCAGATGGCCCCTCTCCATCTTGCAATTCTGCAAGAAGACTAGGGCCTTGACAGGTGTGTCAAGTCATGTCAACTGGAATctcagaaatgtagagttggaaggagtcccaagggtcatctagtccaaccccctgcaatgcaggaacctcagctaaagcatccgtgactgatggtcatccagcctctgtttgaaaacctccaatagagggtccaccaccttctgaagaagaccattccactgtcaaacagcttttgctgtcacaaagttcttcctggtatttagtcagaatctctttttgtgtgtgtgtaactttaatccaatggtttgggtcctaccctccagagaagggGAAACAATTTTGCTCcagcttccatgtgacagcactttagatatttgaaaatggctatcatctCTTAGTCTTCTCTACCGGGCTAAACagccccagctccctcaaccattcctcataagactttgTTTCCAAATCCCTtatcatcttggttaccctccttCGCACATGTTTCGGCTTGTCAATAATCTTAAaactgcccagaactggacacggcactccaagtgtggtctgaccaaggcagaatagagcagtactattgcTTCCATTGAACACGCCCATCCCAAGCATTCAGGAATATTAAACGGTCCCCCTAACACCACAAGATGGAATAACAGCCACTGCAAATCCAAATCTCACCAGGAAGTGATCCATACATAATGGTGGGGTGACCTGTAGTCCTCACTTATTACCAGATCATTCCCAGCTCCTCCTTCAGTAGCATCTCTAGAGATGTATAGGCCTGGTGGGGGGAGAATCTTAGGAAAAAATGTGgaatcccccctcccaggccttcacatctctaACCACCACCAAGACTACCTGCATTAGCTCAGGAAGGAAGGCTGTTGAGCAGCAGAGCAGGCTTTACACCAACCAGATCCCTGTTCAGTCTCTGATCCATTGTCAATAAAATACATCCAATTCCAGCTTCCAGACACATTTCTACCTAGTTAGATAGAATTCCTATGAACGATGGCAACCTGCACCCAGTGCTgggctttgggctctcaaatttatGCTAAAATTGGTGCCCTCCCACCTCTCTTGtgctctgttctacagcattgttgtggtacACTGGTCacactaccctaaaactgcctctgcacCCCCAGTGTTGGTGCTGCTTCAAGTATCGGGACGGAGGGAGGATGTGCAAACTGGGTCAGATCAAGCCTGCCCAGCCCATCCACACAGGTGATACATGCCAGGTGAGCCACCTCATCTACAGTCAAACTGTGGGTGAGAGTTGCTTGCATTTTGGACTGACTTGGCTTCTAACAACAGGAGGTGAGAGATGGCAGGTTGGCATGCCATCCCAAATCGTGTCAGGTGAGGGATGGCCCTGAAGAGGCAACCGCCTTAATACATTGGATACTCCTGCCCTTCACTGGCCATCTGCCATCCCCCAGCGCCATAACACCCTGTGCCTCTTAGAGGCCCTCAAGTTCTTCCTCCACTCAGACACAACCTCCACAAGCCGAAATGCTTTCTAATACCAGCACTTCAACCAGCTGAGAAGCCAGCAAACCTCCAAGAATGAAATTAATTGTGGTGGCACACAAGAGTTTGTGGTGCAccatgtttttattgctgtttttttttgCTCTGCTTTATGCTGACAGGCACCTTGTGAATCCTTAAGAGTTTAAAGGGGAAAATATGGGAAAACTtccaataaacaaaaaataaaataaatttgaacccGCCAGTGCCCATAACTTTGATACAGGCTGGGTGCGCCCTCTAATGCCTGCTGCACCAACCTGCAGCTACAAATCAAAATCAATTGGAACTCCCAACCAAAGGTGGCACCTCGGGTTGGCTGgctatttaaaaccttttaacCTATCATTCCGTATAATTAAATctataaaggtccgtatagttaaagctatggttttcccagtagtgatgtatggaagtgagagctggaccataaagaaggctgatcgctgaagaattgatgcttttgaattatggtgctggaggaaactcttgagagtcccatggactgcaagaagatcaaacctctccattctgaaggaaatcagccctgagtgctcactggaaggacagatcgtgaagctgaggctccaatactttgggcacctcatgagaagagaagactccctggaaaataccctgatgttgggaaagatggaggacacaaggagaaggggacgacagaggacgagatgcttggacagtgttctcgaagctaccagcatgagtttgaccaaactgcggaaggcagtggaagacaggagtgcctggcatgctctggtccagggggtcacgaagagtcggacacgactaaacgactaaacaacaataacaatgttAATTTCCATGCTGCAAAACAAAACCTTCACCAGCTTACTGCTGCACAGCAATATTCAGAGCATCAGAGCAGGGCATGCTGTCTTGTCTTTTGAGAGCAATTGGTCTCCTGCCCATTATGGCTTCCATGGGATTTCCCCACAGCAAACTGTAAGAGACAGGTGTCTTCTGCTCTATAGTTacagattctgactaaacgtcaagaagaactttctgttcGACAGCAGAagagactcccacgagaggtggcgcactctccttccttgcaggtttttaagcagaggttggatggtcatctgttatgTATGATCCAGAtcagattgcagggggttgcacttgATGACccctggagtcccttccaactctacaattctgtgattctatattgttcattgaattgatgcttttgaattctggtgctggaggagactcttgagagtcccacggactgcaagaagatcaaacctctccattctgaaggaaatcagcccagagtgctcactggaaggtcagatcctgaagttgaggctccaatactttggccacctcatgagaagagaagactccctggaaaagaccctgatgttgggaaagatggagggcacaaggagaaggggatgacagaggacgagatggtgggacagtgttctcgaagctaccagcatgagtttgaccaaactgcaggaggcagcggaagacaggagtgcctggtgtgctctggtccatggggtcacgaagagtcggacacgactaaacgactaaacaacaacaaccaatcatTCAAGTCAATTTCAGACATAATTACGAATTCACAATAAAAATCAAACCAGCAAGTAGtcaaagtggtgattcaggtttgTTTGTCTTTTGCACTGgctggtggggtgtttttttggtgGTAGTTATGGTTTTGCGGGGGAGGAGGCAGGGTTGGCCCCATTTTGGCACCTGGGGGAACCACAAAAGGAAAGCCCTTCCTTCCCACCTGGGGAAAAGGGGTGAGCGAAGATCCGCATCAGGAACAGCGGTGTGAACGCAGGGCGGCGGTGcctctgcggggggggggcgctccaGCGAGTTCCTTCGCAGGAAACCCGTCTCCATCCCCTCGCATGAAGGCACGTCTGAGCGAAGTCCCACGGACCCGGCAGAACAACATTTCCCAGTAGCCCCGATGGGGGGAAGGCGGCGTTAATCTTCCGTCAAGACGCCGAAACGccctgtgggaattgtagttttcttACCTTCCGTTTAGAACGCACAGGCTGCGTACCCTGAGAAGCTTATTTGCAGGGCGAACAGTGCGCCTTCCGAGTGTGGTGCATGCTGGGatttttttgttttcgttttttctctccctgcctcgCGGTttctgtgggaattgtagtcctaagtCTGGGCACTGAGGCGGGAGGGATAGCCCGAGTGGACTTGCTTTCCCATGATGCTCCTCGGCAAACCCGCTGTTGTGACCGGAATCAGCTTTAGTAAGATGGCGGCGATGTTGGCGGCGCAGTGAGTTGCTGGTAACGTCGGGAAGGGCTACAGGTGAGGCGCACCCGCGTGTCCCCCGGCCGCCGTCGGTGTTTCCAGCGACTGCAAATAGGGAAGGCTATCCAAGAAGAAGGGCTGCCGCTGGAGGCAGAAGGGCTGCTGGCTTCAGGTCAGCGGTAGTTGCGGGCGCCTCGCGGCGTCGCTTCCCTCGCCTTGGTTTGTTTCCAGACGCTCAGCCCTGACGGGGATGGTGCCAGAATAAACACAGAGGTTTGTGCACCCGGGTTCGTGGGAGGAAGAGAcgttgttgctgtttgtttgttaaatttgtatcctgcttttcctccccattttatcctcacaacagccctgtgaggtaggctaggccgaGAGTGTGTgacttggcccaaggtcaccctgtggcTTCAtcaccaagtggggatttgaactccggCCTCCTAGGACccagtctggcactctaacccaggcacaggcaaactccagccctccagatgtttgggactacaattctcatcatccctagctaacaggaccagtggtcagggatgatgggaactgtagtcccaaacatctggagggccggagtttgcctatgcctgctctaaccactaccccacatgGACTCCCATGCAGAGTGGGGCATTTCTAGCCTGACCTGAGCTCCACTGTCTTACCTTCTACAACACCAAACCTGCTCCAGCTCAAAGAACAAGTTTCTCCCTCCAGCTTTAGGGAGTGAGCTGGGTGCAAGAATTTGGGAAGAATGAAGTCTTGATTGTTCTGTTAAAGTTTGTGCTGAAATAACTGTGATTGTCATTGTGTATCGTGTGCCACTTTTTCCaagataaaattttattttatgctcTATTTTTATGTTGAAATAtgttttatttgttacatttaattatatcccacttttcttccaaagagctcataGTAgtatttcctccctctcccagcttttatcttcacaaccaaTCTGTGCATGACTGAGGGGAGATATGGTCCCAGGTCTCCCTTTTTCATCAGTCAGACACTTTTGCTGCTATACCATACAGTCATAGAACCAGCATGCCTATATGCAGAAGAACTACTTGTTGTTGGACAtgatgatttttgtgtgtgcgtgcgcatgtgTTTTTCCACTACCAGTATATATGAATTTGAAACAATTGCTCATTGGCAGACTTTAATTTATTTCAGTCTATGTGACATTTATAAATTTGTCCTGATCAATTTTGGGGCTTCTCCTCTAAAAACAGGCCAGCTGTGTTAAAACTGGTAGCAATAGCCTGTTTAATCAGTATTTATTCTAAGAGGACCATGTTGAGAATGGAGTAGAAGGCAATATGCCAAGACTGCCACCTTCTCAAAATAGCCTGCCAGCAAATCCTCTTTCAGAGATGCCATCCCCTCCACAGATTCATTTTTTATGTCTGAATCAGTAACTGGGAGGGGTTCAGGTGGCATTTCTCTTGGGAATCAGGGGCTCCAACTGTTGGTCCCTCACCAACTTCCACACCTTGAAAACTTGCTCAGGATTTTAAGAATGACATAATTGGTGTATAATGCAAGGAGTGAGATTTCAGATTCTTAATTAAGCTATATCCACAGACAGTTGGGGCAATTCCATACTGAAGCAGGTCTCCaagcccccttcctcttcctaaTAACTTCTGTATATTAATACCATCAACAAAACTTTTTTAATCcagatggctggggaaactgttgaaaagagagagagagattcttcaCCCCTCAAGGAAGAGCGGAGACGCTCACGTTCAGCTGAACGAGAGCGAGACAGGAAAGGCTCCCCCGTCACAAAGGACAGGAAAAGACACCGCTCCCGTGAGAGGAGGAGAGGCAGTCGATCAAGATCCCGATCTAGGTCCAAATCGACTGAGAGGTAAGGCCAGATTATAGGTCAATTTGGTTTGCTGCAAGGATGATGAAGGCTAGTCAGCCTTGAGTGTCTTAAGTAAGCAGGGAATGCTGTTAGCTTCAGCTGTTTTTATTTGGCTATTAGTAGGATTCAACAATCCAGCACTGAACTAGATTTTGGACTCAAACCAACGATTTACCGAGGTAGCATCCAGTTTCTCAGAGCAGTTACTTTCAAATGCTTTCGGGGTGGACTTAGTAACAGTCACAATCTATTCCCAACAGAAATGGTGCTTACATAAGTTCAAGGACACCCAGTGCATGTCCTTTGTAGACATACTGTTCTGCATCCCTTGTTACACTGGGGCTAGGTAGTCGGTATTGttggttttgaaataaaaaatgggTACAAAGTTTTCCTAAACTACACTGATAGAGCTTGGTTTCTAAGACTTGCAAACACTGTTCATGCTAAACAGATTACAGTGTATCACTTTACTTAATATAACGCATCTGCTTTCTTTGGGGAAGGGAGCTTGTGAGACAATGCAAGTTAGTGAAGCCCAACCAATGAAAATGTTGCTCTGTCCTAATTCTCTCCTG comes from Podarcis raffonei isolate rPodRaf1 chromosome 2, rPodRaf1.pri, whole genome shotgun sequence and encodes:
- the RND1 gene encoding rho-related GTP-binding protein Rho6; translation: MRERRAPQPVVARCKLVLVGDVHCGKTAMLQVLAKDCYPETYVPTVFENYTACLETEEQRVELSLWDTSGSPYYDNVRPLCYSDSDAVLLCFDVSRPETMDSALKKWKTEILDYCPSTRVLLIGCKIDLRTDLSTLMELSHQKQAPVSYEQGCAVAKQLGAETYLECSAFTSEKSIHSIFRTAASICLSKPGPQPPKSPARSFPKRLLRFPSRSELISSTFKKEKAKSCSVM